The proteins below are encoded in one region of Micromonospora yangpuensis:
- a CDS encoding FAD-dependent oxidoreductase, whose product MTSATDHPSVLQRPLSPDTVVVLGLGPVGSVAALALAQRGIPVLALEAAHEQYADPLESRASTFHPPTLEMLDELGVTEELLDTGLRAPRYQYRDRRAGVVADFDLAVLAEETRYPFRLQSEQSNLVRIIRERLLQIPHVQVVVGADVVGVRPLPDGIGLSVRTGEDVHLVDAPWVLAADGANSVARRDLDIGFDGTTYEERFLVASTTTELADLLPDLAYVNYVSDPQEWLVLLRTPRHWRVLFPIPDGTDLDQARDPADVARRLQDVAAHPPGYDVTHTTLYNVHQRVAATFRAGHLLLAGDAAHINNPLGGMGMNSGIHDAIAAVRALHDTIGGAADSLDEYATTRRHVAMTYIQQATHRNWQLMQERDPAVRQQHHDKLRRTAADPVAAREYLRDAAMLTSFRATLPTGSPGPR is encoded by the coding sequence ATGACCTCCGCAACCGATCACCCCTCCGTTCTCCAGCGCCCGCTCTCCCCCGACACCGTGGTGGTGCTCGGGTTGGGGCCCGTCGGGTCGGTCGCCGCGCTGGCGCTCGCCCAACGCGGCATCCCGGTCCTCGCCCTGGAGGCCGCGCACGAGCAGTACGCCGACCCGCTGGAGTCGCGCGCCTCGACGTTCCACCCACCGACCCTGGAGATGCTCGACGAGTTGGGGGTCACCGAGGAACTCCTCGACACCGGCCTGCGGGCCCCGCGCTACCAGTACCGTGACCGGCGGGCCGGCGTGGTCGCCGACTTCGACCTCGCGGTGCTGGCCGAGGAGACCCGCTACCCGTTCCGGCTGCAGAGCGAGCAGAGCAACCTGGTCCGGATCATCCGCGAGCGGTTGCTCCAGATCCCGCACGTGCAGGTGGTGGTGGGCGCCGACGTCGTCGGGGTACGACCACTGCCCGACGGGATCGGACTGAGTGTGCGCACCGGCGAGGACGTCCACCTCGTCGACGCCCCCTGGGTGCTGGCCGCCGACGGGGCCAACAGCGTCGCCCGCCGTGACCTGGACATCGGCTTCGACGGCACCACCTACGAGGAGCGCTTCCTGGTCGCCTCGACCACCACCGAACTGGCCGACCTGCTGCCGGACCTGGCCTACGTCAACTACGTCTCCGATCCGCAGGAGTGGCTGGTCCTGCTGCGCACCCCCCGGCACTGGCGGGTGCTCTTCCCCATCCCCGACGGCACCGACCTGGACCAGGCCCGCGACCCCGCCGACGTGGCCCGCCGGCTCCAGGACGTCGCCGCCCACCCACCCGGCTATGACGTCACCCACACCACGCTCTACAACGTGCACCAGCGGGTCGCCGCGACCTTCCGGGCCGGGCACCTGCTGCTGGCCGGCGACGCCGCGCACATCAACAACCCGCTCGGCGGCATGGGCATGAACAGCGGCATCCACGACGCGATCGCCGCGGTCCGGGCCCTGCACGACACCATCGGCGGTGCCGCCGACAGCCTCGACGAGTACGCCACCACCCGCCGGCACGTGGCGATGACGTACATCCAGCAGGCCACCCACCGCAACTGGCAGCTCATGCAGGAACGCGACCCGGCGGTCCGGCAACAGCACCACGACAAGCTGCGGCGCACCGCCGCCGACCCGGTCGCCGCCCGCGAGTACCTGCGCGACGCCGCCATGCTCACCTCGTTCCGGGCCACCCTGCCGACCGGCTCCCCGGGACCCCGATGA
- a CDS encoding isochorismatase family protein, translating to MSTPQTAEEAYRRGAFGGAQRTGRRPCLVVVDLNLGFTDPASPLSCATDPAVEAVRDLLAAARSAGNPVVYTTIEYDDAAERTAHAFVAKSPNLLLLRPGSRWTRIDSRIAPRPGEPVLTKLFASAFFGTHLNALLTAERCDSVVVVGASTSGCVRATAVDALQHGYSVVVPRDGVADRATDAHQGSLRDLQAKYADVVDLPTALALLGRSPTT from the coding sequence ATGAGCACCCCGCAGACCGCCGAGGAGGCGTACCGGCGCGGCGCGTTCGGCGGCGCACAGCGCACCGGCCGCCGGCCGTGCCTGGTCGTCGTCGACCTCAACCTGGGCTTCACCGACCCCGCCTCGCCGCTGTCCTGCGCCACCGACCCGGCGGTCGAGGCGGTCCGCGACCTGCTGGCCGCCGCCCGCTCCGCCGGCAACCCGGTGGTCTACACCACCATCGAGTACGACGACGCGGCGGAACGCACCGCCCACGCCTTCGTCGCCAAGTCACCGAACCTGCTGCTGCTGCGCCCCGGCTCCCGGTGGACCCGGATCGACTCCCGGATCGCGCCGCGGCCCGGTGAACCCGTGCTGACCAAGCTGTTCGCCTCGGCGTTCTTCGGCACCCACCTGAACGCGCTGCTCACCGCCGAGCGCTGCGACAGCGTGGTCGTCGTCGGCGCGTCCACCTCCGGCTGCGTCCGGGCCACCGCCGTGGACGCCCTCCAACACGGCTACAGCGTCGTGGTTCCCCGCGACGGTGTCGCCGACCGGGCCACCGACGCCCACCAGGGGTCCCTGCGGGACCTGCAGGCCAAGTACGCCGACGTGGTGGACCTGCCGACCGCCCTGGCCCTGCTCGGCCGATCCCCCACCACCTGA
- a CDS encoding zinc-binding dehydrogenase — protein sequence MVHAAVLHDSGRTPPYATSRPLVLEDLTLAPPGRGEVLLDLAYAGLCHSDLSVVDGARPRPVPMVLGHEASGVVAEVGPGVTDLACGDHVVCTFVPACGACPPCVDGRPALCRPGAAANTAGTLLRGGRPFRRADGQPLHQHLGISGFARQTVVSRESLVRVDADLPLDVAVLFGCGVLTGAGAVQNAARVRAGTSVAVFGLGGVGLSALLAALAAGAYPVIAVDVLPEKLALAAALGAHHTVRAGTDDTRAQIRELTGGGAETVVESVGNERVLAEAYAVTARGGTTVTVGLPHPQRDLSIPAVSLVAEERTLRGSYLGSAVPARDIPRLIRMYRAGLLPVDRLVSRHYPLDEVNEALDALRAGEVARALLDLRTTPHTPDPEDR from the coding sequence ATGGTGCACGCCGCCGTACTGCACGACAGCGGGCGTACCCCGCCGTACGCCACCAGTCGACCGCTGGTGCTGGAGGACCTGACGCTGGCCCCACCCGGGCGGGGTGAGGTGCTGCTCGACCTCGCCTACGCCGGGCTCTGCCACTCCGACCTGTCCGTGGTCGACGGGGCCCGTCCCCGCCCGGTACCGATGGTGCTGGGCCACGAGGCCTCCGGTGTGGTCGCCGAGGTCGGGCCGGGCGTCACCGACCTCGCCTGCGGCGACCACGTGGTCTGCACGTTCGTACCCGCCTGCGGGGCCTGCCCGCCCTGCGTCGACGGCCGCCCCGCGCTGTGCCGGCCCGGCGCGGCGGCCAACACCGCCGGCACCCTGCTGCGCGGCGGCCGGCCGTTCCGCCGCGCCGACGGTCAGCCGCTGCACCAGCACCTGGGGATCTCCGGCTTCGCCCGGCAGACCGTGGTCTCCCGCGAGTCCCTGGTCCGGGTCGACGCCGACCTGCCGCTGGACGTCGCGGTGCTGTTCGGCTGCGGCGTGCTCACCGGCGCGGGCGCGGTGCAGAACGCCGCCCGGGTCCGCGCGGGCACCTCGGTGGCCGTCTTCGGACTGGGCGGGGTGGGCCTGAGCGCGTTGCTCGCCGCCCTCGCCGCCGGCGCCTACCCGGTGATCGCGGTGGACGTGCTGCCGGAGAAGCTGGCCCTGGCCGCCGCGCTCGGCGCGCACCACACCGTGCGGGCCGGCACGGACGACACCCGGGCCCAGATCCGCGAGTTGACCGGCGGTGGCGCCGAGACGGTGGTGGAGAGCGTCGGCAACGAGCGGGTCCTCGCCGAGGCGTACGCGGTGACCGCCCGGGGCGGCACCACCGTCACCGTCGGGCTGCCCCATCCGCAGCGGGACCTGAGCATCCCCGCGGTCTCGCTGGTCGCCGAGGAACGCACGCTGCGCGGCTCCTACCTCGGCTCGGCGGTCCCCGCCCGCGACATCCCCCGGCTGATCCGGATGTACCGGGCCGGGCTGCTGCCGGTGGACCGGCTCGTCTCCCGCCACTACCCGCTCGACGAGGTAAACGAGGCGCTCGACGCGCTGCGCGCGGGTGAGGTCGCCCGTGCCCTGCTGGACCTGCGTACCACACCGCACACACCCGACCCGGAGGACCGATGA
- a CDS encoding isocitrate lyase/PEP mutase family protein, whose amino-acid sequence MSTAPTARDLLSRPRIDVVAGAGSPLEARLVEAAGFEAVYVSGYAMAAAMHGRPDIGILDAAENVAGVLAIRAVTDLPLLVDADTGYGDVVNVRDTVRRLEQAGANAIQLEDQVWPKRCGHMAGKRVVDVEEMLRKIDAAVNGRRDPATAIVARTDSRAPLGLAEALRRVERFRAAGADAVFVDAPQSADELRAVGALAGGGPLVVNMSETGLTPMLPAAELEAMGFSVAIYPTAALRVGAYATLELLRGLRRTGDTRSGAPAMMSLDQLNELVGLGELTAFEDTVAARTATR is encoded by the coding sequence ATGAGCACCGCCCCGACCGCCCGTGACCTGCTGAGCCGCCCCCGCATCGACGTCGTCGCCGGGGCCGGCAGCCCACTGGAGGCACGGCTGGTCGAGGCCGCCGGCTTCGAGGCCGTCTACGTCAGCGGGTACGCCATGGCCGCCGCCATGCACGGCCGTCCCGACATCGGCATCCTGGACGCCGCCGAGAACGTGGCCGGAGTCCTCGCCATCCGCGCGGTCACCGACCTGCCGCTGCTTGTCGACGCCGACACCGGCTACGGCGACGTGGTCAACGTCCGGGACACCGTGCGCCGGCTGGAGCAGGCCGGCGCGAACGCCATCCAGTTGGAGGACCAGGTCTGGCCCAAGCGCTGCGGACACATGGCCGGCAAGCGGGTGGTCGACGTCGAGGAGATGCTGCGCAAGATCGACGCGGCGGTCAACGGTCGCCGCGACCCGGCCACCGCCATCGTCGCCCGCACCGACTCCCGCGCCCCGCTCGGTCTGGCCGAGGCACTGCGCCGGGTGGAACGCTTCCGCGCGGCCGGCGCGGACGCCGTCTTCGTCGACGCGCCGCAGAGCGCCGACGAGCTGCGTGCGGTCGGCGCGCTGGCCGGGGGCGGGCCGCTGGTGGTGAACATGTCCGAGACGGGACTGACCCCGATGCTGCCGGCCGCCGAGCTGGAGGCGATGGGGTTCAGCGTCGCCATCTACCCCACCGCCGCGCTGCGGGTCGGCGCGTACGCCACCCTGGAGCTGCTGCGGGGGCTGCGCCGCACCGGCGACACCCGGTCCGGCGCACCGGCGATGATGTCGCTGGACCAGCTCAACGAACTGGTCGGGCTCGGCGAGCTGACCGCCTTCGAGGACACCGTCGCGGCCCGGACGGCCACCCGGTGA
- a CDS encoding 3-isopropylmalate dehydratase large subunit, with protein MSGLTLTAKVLRAHGVTDTVPGGYGLLDVDLLMLNDVSGAVALREFARMGAARVFDPTRVACVADHFWPAKDIRSAHQVRLLREFADAQGITDYWETGATAEAGIEHALLAEQGRIRPGQVVVGGDSHTCTAGALGAFGTGVGSTDVAAVLALGQLWIRVPEVHRVTFTGQPARHVTGKDLALALLRQAGVSGATYAAVEYAGQALARTTVDDRMALCNMAVEAGAKTGIVPPDEVTLDWLEPRLGYRPEALTPDPDARYDREVTIDVSGMPPLVAAPWSPGNVRPVDEFGTGIRVHQVYVGNCANGTISDLRAVAEMMRGRKVARGTRLVVVPATQRTYRQALAEGLVASLVEAGAMISPPTCGACFGGHTGILDDGEVAVATTNRNFVGRMGHPGSRVYLANAWVAGASAVTGELTDPAVLLAERAR; from the coding sequence GTGAGCGGGCTGACCCTCACCGCCAAGGTGCTGCGCGCCCACGGCGTCACCGATACGGTGCCCGGCGGCTACGGGCTGCTCGACGTCGACCTGCTGATGCTCAACGACGTCTCCGGTGCGGTGGCGCTGCGGGAGTTCGCCCGGATGGGCGCCGCCCGGGTGTTCGACCCGACCCGGGTGGCCTGCGTCGCCGACCACTTCTGGCCGGCCAAGGACATCCGCAGCGCCCACCAGGTACGACTGCTGCGGGAGTTCGCCGACGCGCAGGGCATCACCGACTACTGGGAGACCGGCGCCACCGCCGAGGCCGGCATCGAGCACGCGCTCCTGGCCGAACAGGGCCGGATCCGCCCCGGCCAGGTGGTGGTGGGCGGCGACTCGCACACCTGCACCGCCGGGGCGCTCGGCGCGTTCGGCACCGGGGTCGGCTCGACCGACGTGGCCGCGGTGCTCGCCCTGGGCCAACTCTGGATCCGGGTGCCCGAGGTGCACCGGGTCACCTTCACCGGCCAACCCGCCCGCCACGTCACCGGCAAGGACCTGGCGCTGGCGTTGCTGCGCCAGGCCGGGGTCAGCGGCGCCACCTACGCCGCCGTCGAGTACGCCGGGCAGGCGCTGGCCCGGACCACCGTCGACGACCGGATGGCACTGTGCAACATGGCGGTCGAGGCCGGTGCGAAGACCGGCATCGTCCCGCCCGACGAGGTCACCCTGGACTGGCTGGAACCCCGGCTCGGGTACCGCCCCGAGGCGTTGACCCCCGACCCGGACGCGCGCTACGACCGGGAGGTCACCATCGACGTGTCCGGCATGCCGCCGCTGGTCGCCGCACCGTGGAGCCCCGGCAACGTACGCCCGGTCGACGAGTTCGGCACCGGCATCCGGGTGCACCAGGTGTACGTCGGCAACTGCGCCAACGGCACCATCAGTGACCTGCGGGCGGTGGCCGAGATGATGCGCGGCCGGAAGGTCGCCAGGGGCACCCGTCTGGTGGTGGTCCCGGCCACCCAGCGCACCTACCGGCAGGCGCTCGCCGAGGGGCTGGTGGCGTCCCTCGTCGAGGCCGGCGCGATGATCTCCCCGCCGACCTGCGGGGCATGCTTCGGCGGCCACACCGGCATCCTCGACGACGGGGAGGTCGCGGTGGCCACCACCAACCGCAACTTCGTCGGCCGGATGGGCCACCCCGGATCCCGGGTGTACCTGGCCAACGCCTGGGTGGCCGGGGCGAGCGCGGTCACCGGCGAGCTGACCGACCCGGCCGTGCTGCTGGCGGAGCGGGCCCGATGA
- a CDS encoding 3-isopropylmalate dehydratase small subunit encodes MSTLRGPVVRIGDDIDTDMMVPGAYLNVTDPVELAPHLLEAYDPAVTARIVPGCVLVAGRNLGMGSSREHAQLALRGRGVQAVVAESFARIFFRNCVNLGLPVVEHREAARALRDGGEVTVDLAAGLISADGQRWQIPPTPPFVADLVAAGGLVPWVRRRLGAS; translated from the coding sequence ATGAGCACGCTACGCGGGCCGGTGGTCCGCATCGGCGACGACATCGACACCGACATGATGGTGCCCGGGGCGTACCTCAACGTCACCGACCCGGTCGAGCTGGCACCACACCTGCTCGAAGCGTACGACCCGGCGGTCACCGCCCGGATCGTGCCGGGCTGTGTGCTGGTCGCGGGCCGCAACCTCGGGATGGGTTCGTCGCGCGAGCACGCGCAGCTCGCCCTGCGCGGACGGGGGGTGCAGGCGGTGGTGGCGGAGAGCTTCGCCCGGATCTTCTTCCGCAACTGCGTCAACCTCGGCCTGCCGGTGGTGGAGCACCGGGAGGCCGCCCGGGCGCTGCGCGACGGTGGCGAGGTCACGGTGGATCTGGCCGCCGGGCTGATCAGCGCGGACGGGCAGCGGTGGCAGATCCCGCCCACCCCGCCGTTCGTGGCCGATCTGGTGGCGGCCGGTGGCCTGGTGCCCTGGGTACGCAGGCGGCTCGGCGCGAGCTGA
- a CDS encoding ABC transporter ATP-binding protein: MTTDHALTTEKLTVGYGDRVVIESLDLLVPPGRITAIVGANACGKSTLLRSMSRLLAPRTGHVMLDGRQVHRMPAKELARTLGLLPQSPIAPEGITVADLVGRGRHPHQRLLSRWSRDDDRAVAAALDATQTADLADRSVDELSGGQRQRVWIAMALAQQTELLLLDEPTTFLDVSHQVEVLDLLTDLNATRGTTIVMVLHDLNLAARYAGHLIALADGGLHAAGPPTEVLTEDCVRAVFGLDSRVIADPVSGRPLMLPIGRHHVSAARV, encoded by the coding sequence GTGACCACCGACCACGCACTGACGACCGAGAAACTGACCGTCGGCTACGGCGACCGCGTCGTCATCGAATCGCTCGACCTGCTCGTCCCGCCCGGCCGGATCACCGCGATCGTCGGCGCCAACGCCTGCGGGAAGTCGACGTTGCTGCGGTCGATGTCGCGGCTGCTCGCCCCGCGAACCGGTCACGTCATGCTGGACGGCCGGCAGGTGCACCGGATGCCGGCCAAGGAACTGGCCCGCACCCTCGGCCTGCTGCCCCAGTCGCCGATCGCGCCGGAGGGCATCACCGTGGCCGACCTGGTCGGCCGGGGTCGCCACCCGCACCAGCGCCTGCTGTCGCGATGGAGCAGGGACGACGACCGTGCGGTGGCCGCCGCCCTCGACGCCACCCAGACCGCCGACCTGGCCGACCGGTCGGTCGACGAACTCTCCGGTGGGCAGCGTCAACGGGTGTGGATCGCGATGGCGCTGGCCCAGCAGACCGAGCTGCTGCTGCTCGACGAGCCGACCACCTTCCTCGACGTCAGCCACCAGGTCGAGGTGCTGGACCTGCTCACCGACCTGAACGCCACCCGCGGCACCACGATCGTGATGGTGCTGCACGACCTGAACCTGGCGGCCCGCTACGCGGGCCACCTCATCGCGCTGGCCGACGGTGGACTGCACGCCGCCGGGCCGCCGACCGAGGTGCTGACCGAGGACTGTGTACGGGCCGTCTTCGGCCTGGACAGCCGGGTCATCGCCGATCCGGTCTCCGGTCGGCCGCTGATGTTGCCGATCGGCCGACACCACGTCTCGGCCGCCCGGGTATAG
- a CDS encoding FecCD family ABC transporter permease, with translation MSTPTLHAVTRGRVRRSRRRRAVLTALGAAVAAMVVVSLMVGQTVYPPGDVLRVVLGDTVPGASFTVGELRLPRTVLALAAGLCFGMGGVTFQTMLRNPLASPDIIGISSAASAAAAFGIIVLGLGETGVSVFAIVAALGVAVLIYLLSFKDGVAGTRLVLIGIGIAAMLNSATSYVLNQAGQWDLQAATRWLNGSLNGSTWDEAVPVLAALAVFGPLLLTQARSLTMLQLGDDTAAALGTRLERTRLISIVAAVGLIAFATSATGPIAFVAFLSGPIAARLVGAGGSPLVPSALVGALLVLVADFLGQFAFDIRFPVGVITGVLGAPYLIYLLVRSNRAGGSL, from the coding sequence GTGAGCACCCCGACCCTCCACGCCGTCACCCGCGGCCGGGTGCGGCGCAGCCGACGACGACGCGCCGTGCTGACCGCCCTCGGGGCGGCGGTGGCCGCCATGGTCGTCGTCTCGCTGATGGTCGGGCAGACCGTCTACCCACCCGGCGACGTGCTGCGGGTCGTCCTCGGCGACACCGTCCCCGGCGCCTCGTTCACGGTGGGTGAACTCCGGCTGCCCCGGACCGTCCTGGCCCTGGCGGCCGGGCTCTGCTTCGGCATGGGCGGTGTCACCTTCCAGACCATGCTGCGCAACCCGCTCGCCAGCCCCGACATCATCGGCATCAGCTCGGCGGCCAGCGCCGCCGCGGCCTTCGGCATCATCGTGCTCGGCCTCGGCGAGACGGGCGTCTCGGTCTTCGCCATCGTCGCCGCGCTCGGCGTCGCCGTTCTCATCTACCTGCTGTCGTTCAAGGACGGGGTGGCCGGCACCCGGCTCGTGCTGATCGGCATCGGCATCGCCGCCATGCTCAACAGCGCCACCTCGTACGTCCTCAACCAGGCCGGCCAGTGGGACCTGCAGGCGGCGACCCGCTGGCTCAACGGCAGCCTCAACGGCTCCACCTGGGACGAGGCCGTTCCGGTGCTGGCCGCCCTGGCCGTGTTCGGCCCGCTGCTGCTGACCCAGGCCCGCAGCCTGACCATGCTGCAGCTCGGCGACGACACCGCCGCGGCGCTCGGCACCCGGCTGGAGCGTACCCGGCTGATCTCGATCGTCGCGGCCGTCGGCCTCATCGCGTTCGCCACCTCGGCCACCGGGCCGATCGCGTTCGTGGCCTTCCTGTCCGGACCGATCGCCGCCCGGCTGGTGGGGGCCGGCGGCTCACCGCTGGTGCCGTCCGCCCTGGTCGGCGCACTGCTGGTGCTGGTCGCCGACTTCCTCGGCCAGTTCGCCTTCGACATCCGCTTCCCGGTGGGTGTGATCACCGGGGTCCTCGGTGCCCCGTACCTCATCTACCTGCTCGTCCGCTCGAACCGCGCCGGAGGCTCGTTGTGA
- a CDS encoding FecCD family ABC transporter permease, whose product MTCDTTSGPDVALRRRPARTRLTWLLVVLTALLLAMTASVAFGSRIVGWADITAALGGIHDTLDQAAVVKRLPRTVLAALVGAALALSGAVMQGVTRNPLADPGILGVNMGAMLAIAVAMATVGMHTATMYIWVAIAGAAVSALFVYAVGSLGRGGATPLKIALAGAATSAALASLVVAVVLPRGDIAENFQSWQIGGVGGATWDSIGQVLPFLLAGLAVCLLCARALNSLALGDELAAGLGERVALVRGIAAAGAVVLCGAATAVAGPIAFVGLIVPHLCRLLVGLDHRWLLPFATLAGAVLLTAADVAGRVVNRPDEIEAGIITALIGAPFFIYVVRRQKVREL is encoded by the coding sequence ATGACCTGCGACACGACATCCGGGCCGGACGTCGCCCTGCGGCGACGCCCGGCCCGGACCCGCCTGACCTGGCTCCTGGTCGTCCTCACCGCGCTGCTGCTGGCTATGACCGCGTCGGTCGCCTTCGGCTCCCGGATCGTCGGCTGGGCCGACATCACCGCCGCTCTCGGCGGCATCCACGACACGCTCGACCAGGCGGCCGTGGTCAAACGCCTGCCCCGTACGGTGCTCGCGGCCCTGGTCGGCGCGGCGCTGGCCCTGTCCGGGGCCGTGATGCAGGGCGTCACCCGTAACCCGCTCGCCGACCCGGGCATCCTCGGCGTGAACATGGGCGCGATGCTGGCGATCGCCGTCGCCATGGCCACCGTCGGGATGCACACCGCCACCATGTACATCTGGGTCGCCATCGCCGGAGCGGCGGTGTCCGCACTGTTCGTCTACGCGGTCGGCTCGCTCGGTCGCGGCGGTGCCACCCCGCTCAAGATCGCCCTGGCCGGGGCGGCCACCTCCGCCGCCCTCGCGTCGCTGGTGGTCGCGGTCGTGCTGCCCCGCGGCGACATCGCGGAGAACTTCCAGTCCTGGCAGATCGGCGGCGTCGGCGGAGCCACCTGGGACAGCATCGGCCAGGTCCTGCCGTTCCTGCTCGCCGGCCTGGCCGTCTGCCTGCTGTGCGCCCGGGCCCTGAACTCCCTCGCGCTCGGCGATGAACTCGCCGCCGGCCTCGGCGAACGCGTCGCCCTGGTACGCGGGATCGCCGCCGCCGGCGCGGTGGTGCTCTGCGGCGCGGCCACCGCGGTCGCCGGCCCGATCGCCTTCGTCGGCCTGATCGTCCCGCACCTGTGCCGGCTGCTCGTCGGACTCGACCACCGTTGGCTGCTGCCGTTCGCGACCCTGGCCGGCGCGGTGCTGCTGACCGCCGCGGACGTCGCCGGTCGGGTGGTGAACCGCCCCGACGAGATCGAGGCCGGCATCATCACCGCCCTGATCGGCGCACCCTTCTTCATCTACGTCGTCCGCCGGCAGAAGGTACGCGAACTGTGA
- a CDS encoding iron-siderophore ABC transporter substrate-binding protein produces MRPSRLLAGIVAVTTTLVLAACGGSAGTDDTPAASGSDTATFPLTVTHALGTITIEKKPERVATVNWANHEVPLALGVVPVGYAKANFGDEDGDGLLPWDAARLKELGASTPVLFDETDGIDFEAVANTRPDIILAAYSGLTKQDYDTLTKIAPVVAYPQAPWATSWRDSIKLESRALGLAAEGDALITKIEKQMKDEAARYPKLAGRSAMFLTHLDPTDLSKISFYTTHDTRAQFFTDLGMTHPESIAKASAATKEFSLTQSAEQVQNLSDVDIIVTYGDADGATLATLQKDPLLSKIPAIKRGSFVSLPGSTPVATAANPTPLGVSFVLKDYVDLLGKAADQL; encoded by the coding sequence ATGCGCCCCTCCCGGTTGCTCGCCGGAATCGTCGCGGTCACCACCACGCTCGTCCTCGCTGCCTGCGGCGGTTCCGCCGGCACCGACGACACGCCCGCCGCGTCCGGATCCGACACGGCGACGTTCCCGCTGACCGTCACCCACGCCCTGGGCACCATCACGATCGAGAAGAAACCCGAGCGGGTCGCCACCGTCAACTGGGCCAACCACGAGGTCCCCCTCGCCCTGGGGGTCGTCCCGGTCGGCTACGCCAAGGCCAACTTCGGCGACGAGGACGGTGACGGACTGCTGCCCTGGGACGCCGCCCGGCTCAAGGAACTCGGCGCTTCGACACCGGTGCTGTTCGACGAGACCGACGGCATCGACTTCGAGGCGGTGGCGAACACCAGACCGGACATCATCCTCGCCGCCTACTCCGGCCTGACGAAGCAGGACTACGACACCCTGACGAAGATCGCGCCGGTCGTCGCGTACCCGCAGGCGCCCTGGGCCACGTCGTGGCGCGACAGCATCAAGCTGGAGAGCCGGGCCCTGGGCCTGGCCGCCGAGGGCGACGCGCTGATCACCAAGATCGAGAAGCAGATGAAGGACGAGGCCGCGCGCTACCCGAAGCTGGCGGGCAGGTCGGCGATGTTCCTTACCCACCTCGACCCGACGGACCTCAGCAAGATCAGCTTCTACACCACGCACGACACCCGGGCCCAGTTCTTCACCGACCTCGGTATGACCCACCCGGAGAGCATCGCGAAAGCCTCCGCGGCGACCAAGGAGTTCAGCCTCACCCAGAGCGCCGAGCAGGTGCAGAACCTCAGCGACGTGGACATCATCGTGACCTACGGTGACGCCGACGGTGCCACCCTGGCCACCCTGCAGAAGGACCCGCTGCTCTCCAAGATCCCGGCGATCAAGCGGGGCTCCTTCGTCTCACTGCCCGGCAGCACCCCGGTGGCCACCGCCGCCAACCCGACGCCGCTGGGCGTCTCGTTCGTGCTCAAGGACTACGTCGACCTGCTCGGCAAAGCCGCCGACCAGCTCTGA